ACTAGTAGAACTAGAGTACAAAAAAGCTAATATTTGTAAATCAGATATACAAACTGGAGCAGTTATTATAACAGGTGAAACTGCTAGAAAAGAAAATGCAAATGATGTACTTCATTCATTAAGTGGTTTTGCAGGAGACTTTGTAGTTGCAACAGCTGGACCTGACTTAGAAAGTATTATTTCTGGAAAAGGAGCAGGAGCACATATATATTCAAAAGAACACTCAACGAGTGTTGTGAATCTAGACATAGGAGGAGGAACAACAAACTTAGCGCTTTTTAAAAGAGGTGAAGTTTGTGACACTGGATGTTTAGACATAGGTGGAAGGCTTATAAAAATTGATAAGTCAACAAAAGAAATTATATATATATCACCTAAAATCAAAGAGATTATAAAAAATAACAATTTAAATTTAGATTTAGGAACTATTGCTACAGTTGAAAATTTAAAGCCTGTTATAGATATAATGGTTAAACTGTTGCTTGAAAGTGTAGGCATAAGACCTAAAAGTGAACTATTTGATTATATAGTTACCAACAAAAATATTAAATTAGATGAAGATATAAAATGTATATCTTTCTCTGGTGGAGTTGCAGATTACGTTTACTATGATGGCGAAATTGATGACTACTTCAAATATGGAGACATAGGTATTTTACTTGGTCAAGCTATTAAAAACTGTGAAGAATTCAAAAATCTTAAAATTATAAGATCTATGGAAACTATAAGAGCAACTGTTGTAGGAGCAGGGTCTCACACAACTGAGGTTAGTGGAAGTACTATAACATATACTAGCGAAAGTTTTCCTCTTAAAAATTTACCAGTTTTAAAATTATCAAAGGAAGATGAAATAGGAGATAGTCAGCACATAAGTAAAGCAATAAAAAATAAATTAAATTGGTTTAAATTAGAAAATGATCTTCAAAATATTGTAATTGCTATTGAAGGTAAATCAAATCCTAGTTTCTCAGACATACAAACATATGCAGATGGACTAGTAGATGGAATGCAAGAAATAATCGATAGAGATTTAGAATTTATAGTTATTGTTGAATGTGATATGGCTAAAGTTTTAGGTCAAAGTATGTATTCTAAATTGAATTTTAAAAAGAACTTAATATGCCTAGATAGCGTTAAAGTTGAAAATGGAGATTATATAGATATTGGAAAGCCAATAGCACAAGGTCAAGTATTACCAGTAGTAATAAAGACACTGGTTTTTAACTAATAAAAGGAGGTAAGTCAATGATTTTACAAACGAAACTATTTGGACATACGTATAAGTTTAATGGGTTATACGATGTAATGGCTAAGGCTAATGAAGAAAAATCAGGAGATAAGTTAGCAGGCGTTGCGGCTACTTCTTCAGAAGAAAGAGTTGCAGCTAAGGTTGTTTTATCTAATATAAAGTTAGAAGATATAAAAAATAACCCAGCGGTACCTTATGAAATAGATGAAGTTACAAGAATAATAATGGATGACTTGAATGAAAAAATATATGAGGAAATAAAAGATTGGACAGTATCAGACTTAAGAGAATGGTTACTAGACTCAAACACTACAGGTGATGATATAAGCAGAATTTCAAGAGGATTAACTTCTGAAATGATAGCTGCAGTTGCAAAATTAATGTCTAATATGGATTTAGTTTACGCAGCTAAAAAAATAATAGTAAAAGCACATTGTAACACAACAATAGGAGAACCAGGAACTTTATCAGCAAGACTTCAACCAAACCATCCAACAGACGATCCAGATGGAATTTTAGCATCACTTTTAGAAGGATTAACTTATGGAATAGGAGATGCAGTACTTGGATTAAACCCTGTTGATGACTCAGTTGAGAGTGTAACTAAAGTTTTAAAAAGGTTTGAAGAAGTAAAACAAAAATTTGATATACCTACTCAAATTTGTGTACTTGCACATGTTACTACTCAAATGGAAGCTGTTAGAAAAGGTGCTCCAACAGACCTTATATTCCAATCAATTGCAGGTTCTCAAAAGGGAAATGAAGCATTCGGATTTGATGCTGCAACAATTGAAGAAGCAAGACAATTAGTTTTAAAGCAAGGAACTTGCACAGGACCGAATGTAATGTACTTTGAAACAGGACAAGGTTCAGAACTTTCATCAGAAGCTCACCATGGAATAGATCAGGTTACTATGGAAGCTAGATGTTATGGATTTGCAAAGAAATTTAATCCTTTCTTAGTAAATACAGTTGTTGGTTTTATAGGGCCTGAATACTTATACGATGCAAAAGAAGTTATAAGAGCGGGACTTGAAGATCACTTTATGGGTAAATTAAGCGGATTACCAATGGGTGTTGATGCTTGTTACACAAACCATATGAAAGCAGATCAAAATGATATAGAAAATTTAGCTATTTTATTAACAGCAGCAGGATGTACATACTTTATGGGAATACCTCATGGAGATGATGTAATGCTTAACTATCAAACAACAGGATACCATGAAACAGCTGCTCTTAGAGAAATGTTTGGATTAACAGCAATTAAGAAGTTTGACAGCTGGTTAGAAAATATGGAATTTAGTAAAGATGGTAAGTTATTAGAAAAAGCAGGAGATGGATCTATATTATTAGGATAGGGGGCTAAGTTATGAACGAAAAAGATTTAAAAACATTAGTAGAGCAACTAGTTGGCCAAATGGTTGGACAAATTGATACAAATTCAATAAACGAGGTAACAAAGCAGGTTGCTACACAAATAGATGGAAATGATGAATTTATAGAAGATATAACAACAGTAGATATAAAGAAACAATTATTAGTTGAAAACCCAAAGGATAAAGATGCTTACTTAGATATGAAAGCAAAAACTCCTGCAAGATTAGGAACTGGAAGATGTGGAGCAAGATATAAAACAGCTACTGCACTAAGATTTAGAGCAGACCATGCTGCAGCACAAGATTCTGTTTTCTCATATGTTTCTGATGAATTTATAAAAGAAAATAACTTATTCGAAGTTGAAACACTTTGTGAAAGTAAAGATGAATATATAACAAGACCAGATCTTGGAAGAAGATTTTCAAAAGAAACTATAGATAAGGTAAAGTCTAAGTTTGGAACTAATCAAAAAGTATTATTAATGGCAGGAGATGGGTTAAGTTCAGCAGCAATAGAAGCTAACTTAAAAGATATAGTGCCAGCTATAAAGCAAGGTTTAAAAATGTATGGAATAGATTCTAGTGAAATATTATTTGTTAAACATTGTAGAGTTGGAGCTATGGATCACCTAGGAGAAGAATTAGGAAGCGAAGTTATATGTATGTTAGTAGGAGAAAGACCAGGTCTTGTAACTGCAGAATCTATGTCAGCATACATTGCATACAAACCATATATAGGAATGGCAGAAGCTAAGAGAACTGTTATATCAAATATCCACAAAGGTGGAACTACAGCAGTTGAGGCTGGTGCACACATAGCAGAATTAATAAAAACTATGTTAGAGAAAAAAGTTTCAGGAATAGATCTTAAGTAATCTATATAGGAGGAGTTAAACTATGAAAAATGATGCAATACGCCCTAATGTCCTAGGAGTAAAGATAATTTCAAATGTAAGTCCGGAAATGGCTAAAAAATTAAATTTAGAACAACATCATAAAAGTTTAGGATTAATAACAGCTGATTGTGATGATGTAACATATACTGCTCTTGATGAAGCAACAAAAGCCGCTGAAGTAGACGTGGTTTATGCAAAATCAATGTATGCAGGAGCGGCAAACGCTTCAACAAAATTAGCTGGAGAAGTAATCGGGATTATAGCAGGACCAAGCCCAGCAGAAGTAAGAAGTGGATTAAATGCAGTTTTAGATTTTATGGAATATGGAGCAACTTTTATAAGTGCTAATGATGATGATTCAATAGCATATTATGCTCACTGTGTTTCAAGAACAGGAACTTACCTTTCAAAGGTAGCAAACATAAGAGAAGGAGAAGCATTAGCTTACCTAGTAGCACCTCCTCTTGAAGCAATGTATGCTTTAGATGCAGCACTTAAAGCAGCAGACGTTTCTTTATGTGAGTTATTTGAACCACCTACAGAAACAAACTTTGCAGGAGCACTTCTTACAGGTTCGCAGTCAGCTTGTAAGGCAGCATGTGATGCTTTTGCACAAGCTGTTATAGCTGTAGCAGATAACCCAACAGGATTTTAAGGTTAGATAATGAATGCTTTAGGATTAGTTGAAACAATTGGTTATGTTGCTGCGATAGAAGCTCTAGATGTTTGTTTAAAATCTGCAAGCGTAGAAGTTGTTGGAATACAAAAGGTAGGACAAGGTATAGTTACAATTGAAGTAAGTGGAGATGTTGGAGCTGTAAAGTCGGCAGTAGAAGCTGCTAAGTATGCTGCTGAGAAAGTAGGAGTACTAAGAGCTACACATGTGATACCAAGATTACATGCAGATGTACATGATGCTTTATTTAAAAAAGAAGATATTAAAAGTGTAGAAGAAATTGTACATGAAATAGAAGAAAAAGAAATAGAAACAGAAGTTGAAATAAAAGAAGTAGAAGATATTCAAGAAGAGATAGAAATAGATAGTGTAGACGTAGAAAAACACAATGATAAGAAAGATGAGTTAGAAAAACCTAATTTATCAAATCTTAGTGTAAAAGAACTTAAAAACTTAGCTAAGTCATTGGGATCAAAGAAGACATATAAAGAATTAAATGCTTTAAAGAAAGAAGAATTAATTTCTTTAGTAGATAAGTTTTATAGAGAGGATGAGTAAAAATGACACTTTTAGATAAAGATTTAGTATCAATACAAGAAGTTAGAACTCTTGTGAAAAATGCTAAAGCTGCACAGCAAAAACTAGAATCTATGAACCAAGAACAAATAGACAAAATAGTAAAAGCTATTGCAGATGCAGGATTTGAAAATGCTGAAAAGCTAGCTAAAATGGCTAATGAAGAAACTGGATTTGGAAAATATGAAGACAAAATAATTAAAAATGTATTTGCATCTAAGATGGTTTATGAAACTTTAAAAGATACAAAAACAGTTGGGATAATAGGTGAAGATAGAGAAAACAAAATTATAGACATAGCAACTCCAGTTGGAGTAGTAGCTGGGCTTATACCATCAACGAATCCAACATCTACTGTAATATACAAAGCTATGATAGCTTTAAAAGGTGGAAATGCTATAGTATTTTCTCCACATCCAAATGCTAAAAAATGTATTCTTGAAACTGTAGAAATAATAAGAAATGCAGCAGTTAATGCAGGATGCCCAAAAGATGCAATAGGATGTATAACAACACCTAGCTTACAAGGTACAAGTGAATTAATGAAGCATAAATTAACTTCATTAATACTTGCAACAGGTGGAGAAGCAATGGTTAAAGCTGCATATTCATCAGGAACACCAGCTATAGGGGTTGGACCTGGAAATGGACCAGCTTTTATAGATAAAAGCGCAGATATCAAACTAGCTGTTAAGAGAATAATAGATTCTAAAACATTTGACAATGGAACTATATGTGCATCAGAACAATCTATAGTAATAGAAGAATCTATTGAAAATGAAGTTGTAAGTGAACTTAAAAATCAAGGAGCTTATTTATTAAATGAAGAGGAAAGTCAAAAACTTTCAAAATTCATAATGAGAGCTAATGGAACTATGAATCCTCAAATAGTTGGTAAAAGTGTTGAAACTATTTGCAAGTTAGCAAATTTAAACAACGTACCAAGTACAGCTAAAGTATTAGTAGCAAGAGAAACAAAAGTAGGACCAGATGTAGCTTACTCTAGAGAAAAGCTTACACCGATACTTGCATTCTATGTAGAAAAAAATATAGATGCTGTAATAACTAGATGTAGAGAAATACTATTAAATGAAGGGGCTGGGCATACATTCTCAATGCATGCTAACAATGAAGAACTAGTAAAAATATTTGCTCTTCATATGCCAGTATCTAGAGTTTTAGTAAATACTCCATCTACGCTTGGAGGAATAGGAGCTTCAACAAACTTAACTCCAGCTCTAACATTAGGATGTGGAGCTATAGGTGGAAGTTCAACATCAAACAACATAGGACCACTTGATTTAATAAATATTAAGAAAGTAGCTTATGGAGTTAAAGAAATGGAAGAACTAAGAGGAAATAGACCTCAAAGTACAAATGCAAACATATCTTTAGGTGATAATGAAGATTTAATAAATATTTTAGTAAAAAGAATAATAGAAGAATTAAGATAATTAAAAAAGTATATTAAATAAAAATTAAAATAAACTATAAAAATTTTGGAGGATAAGATTATGGCAAACGCAAACGCATTAGGAATGATAGAAACTAAAGGATTAGTAGGAGCAATAGAAGCAGCAGATGCAATGGTTAAAGCAGCAAACGTTCAATTAGTTGGAAAAGAGCAAGTTGGTGGAGGATTAGTTACAGTAATGGTAAGAGGAGATGTTGGAGCTGTTAAAGCTGCAACAGATGCAGGAGCAGCTGCAGCTGAGAGAGTAGGAGAATTAGTATCAGTACACGTTATACCAAGACCACACTTTGAAGTAGACGCTATATTACCAAAAGTTAGCGAAAAGTAATAAAAATTTAAGTAAATAGGGGTTGTTTCAGTTGAGACACCCCTTTTTACACATCCGATAGGAGTTGTGAGGATATGGGTGTTTTAACAGAAAGTGAAGTAAGAAAAAAAATAGGACATACAGATGCAAAAGAGTTTTATATAGAAAAGGGGCAAATTATAACTCCTTCAGCAAAATCGTATTTAACTGATAAAAATATAGTTTTAAAATACGTAAACTCATTAGATGAAATAGAAAAAAATAAAGATAATGAAGTTAAAGCTGATATAAAACAAGAAAAAAAATATAAGTATGTTACTGTATTTGGAGCTAACTTAGACGAAAAACCTGAACATATGACTTCTCTAAATGGTAATTTACTTGTATTTAAAGATCATAAAAGAATTATTTTAAGAGGCAAGGTAGATTCCTTAGAAGCTAGAATTTTACAAGCTCAAATTTTATGCAAAAAGAATGAAATGAAAAATTTGCTAAAAGATCTTCAAGAAGTTTTAGTGTTTGTTAGAACTATAATGAGATGTGAAGTTTTAGAAGAAAAGCTAGAAGAATTTAAACTTTTAGGATTAACACCTGAAGAGCTAAGAGAACAATCTCATTATCCTAAAAAATACTTTGGAATAGGGCATGAATTTCCAAATTATGAAATGGGAGAAATGGTAGTTGAGATAAATAGTATAAGAACACTAACAAGAGAGGTTGAGCTTGCTGCATATGAAGCTTTTAAAGGGGAATATGGACAAGTTGAAAGAGAAGATTTAATAAAAGCTTTAAACCGATTATCCTCAGTATTTTGGATTATGATCTATAAAATTAGAACAAATAAATATAAATAGTTGGAGGATAGAATGAATATAGCATTAGATAATATCGTAGATGAAGTTGTAAAAAGAGTAAAAAAAGAAGCGTTTATAGAAGTTGAAGCATCTGGAAGACATATTCATTTAAGTAGAGCGGATATAGATAAATTATTTGGAAAAGGTTATCAACTTACAAAGCTAAAGGATTTGTCTCAACCAGGGCAATATGCTTGTAAAGAAAGAGTTTGTATAAGTGGACCTAAAGGCGAATTTAAAAATGTTATAGTACTTGGACCAGAAAGAGCACAAACTCAAGTTGAAGTGTCTTTAACTGATTGTTCTCAATTAGGATTAAAAGCACCTATAAAGCAAAGTGGAGATTTAAACGGAACACTAGGTGTAAAAATATATACAGAAAAAGATAGTGTTGAATTAGAAAAAGGTCTTATGGTAGCAAAACGACATGTGCATATGAATGAAGAAGATGCTAGAAAGTTCAATGTTTGTGACAATGAAGTTGTAAAAGTTAAGGTGTTTGGACAAAGACCATTAATATTTGATGATGTTGTTATAAGAGTTAACAAAAACTTTGAGACATTTATGCATATTGATTATGATGAAGCCAATGCATGCGGATTTAGCAAAGGATGTTTAGCTAGAATAATAAAAAATAATCTATAAGGTAGGTGATATGTATGGATTATGATAAGCTTATAGAATTTATAGTAGATGAAATATATATAAAACTTGAAAATCAAGGTGTAAAAGAAAATAATGATCTTCCTAAGTGTGTATTAATGTGGGAAAGAGATGAAGACAAATATAAATTCTTAAATGATAAATTTAAAGTTTTAAACTATAACAAAGATATAAAAGATTGTGATGTTTTAGTAATATCAAGGCTTTGTTTGAGAGGGCTTTGTAATTTAGCTATGGGAAATAGCGTATCAGATGAAGAACGTTTTATATTAAAGATGATTATGAGCGGAAAAAAAGTTTATGTAATGGAAGATGGACTTGAATATAAAAGGTATAAGCAAACAGCACCTAAGACTTTATATAATAAATATTTAAACTTTGAAAAAGAAATTAAGAGCTATGGAGTAGAAATTATAAATAACCCTAAAAGCATATTAAATGAAACTAAGGTTAACTACAAAGCGGAATATACAAAAGATAATACAGAAATTAAAGTAAATGTAAATTTAACTGAGAATACACTTGATTTGAGAAGCAAAAAACTTATATCAGAATCTGATTTAAGAAAACCTCAAATAAATGGTATAGATAAAATTTTATTAGGTAAGAAAAGTATAATAACACCACTAGCTAATGATTTTATAAGAATACACAACTTAAAATTAGATAAAGAGTAAAGG
The nucleotide sequence above comes from Paraclostridium bifermentans. Encoded proteins:
- a CDS encoding cobalamin adenosyltransferase gives rise to the protein MGVLTESEVRKKIGHTDAKEFYIEKGQIITPSAKSYLTDKNIVLKYVNSLDEIEKNKDNEVKADIKQEKKYKYVTVFGANLDEKPEHMTSLNGNLLVFKDHKRIILRGKVDSLEARILQAQILCKKNEMKNLLKDLQEVLVFVRTIMRCEVLEEKLEEFKLLGLTPEELREQSHYPKKYFGIGHEFPNYEMGEMVVEINSIRTLTREVELAAYEAFKGEYGQVEREDLIKALNRLSSVFWIMIYKIRTNKYK
- a CDS encoding ethanolamine ammonia-lyase subunit EutB, translated to MILQTKLFGHTYKFNGLYDVMAKANEEKSGDKLAGVAATSSEERVAAKVVLSNIKLEDIKNNPAVPYEIDEVTRIIMDDLNEKIYEEIKDWTVSDLREWLLDSNTTGDDISRISRGLTSEMIAAVAKLMSNMDLVYAAKKIIVKAHCNTTIGEPGTLSARLQPNHPTDDPDGILASLLEGLTYGIGDAVLGLNPVDDSVESVTKVLKRFEEVKQKFDIPTQICVLAHVTTQMEAVRKGAPTDLIFQSIAGSQKGNEAFGFDAATIEEARQLVLKQGTCTGPNVMYFETGQGSELSSEAHHGIDQVTMEARCYGFAKKFNPFLVNTVVGFIGPEYLYDAKEVIRAGLEDHFMGKLSGLPMGVDACYTNHMKADQNDIENLAILLTAAGCTYFMGIPHGDDVMLNYQTTGYHETAALREMFGLTAIKKFDSWLENMEFSKDGKLLEKAGDGSILLG
- the eutD gene encoding ethanolamine utilization phosphate acetyltransferase EutD, yielding MNIALDNIVDEVVKRVKKEAFIEVEASGRHIHLSRADIDKLFGKGYQLTKLKDLSQPGQYACKERVCISGPKGEFKNVIVLGPERAQTQVEVSLTDCSQLGLKAPIKQSGDLNGTLGVKIYTEKDSVELEKGLMVAKRHVHMNEEDARKFNVCDNEVVKVKVFGQRPLIFDDVVIRVNKNFETFMHIDYDEANACGFSKGCLARIIKNNL
- the eutL gene encoding ethanolamine utilization microcompartment protein EutL; this translates as MKNDAIRPNVLGVKIISNVSPEMAKKLNLEQHHKSLGLITADCDDVTYTALDEATKAAEVDVVYAKSMYAGAANASTKLAGEVIGIIAGPSPAEVRSGLNAVLDFMEYGATFISANDDDSIAYYAHCVSRTGTYLSKVANIREGEALAYLVAPPLEAMYALDAALKAADVSLCELFEPPTETNFAGALLTGSQSACKAACDAFAQAVIAVADNPTGF
- the eutC gene encoding ethanolamine ammonia-lyase subunit EutC, yielding MNEKDLKTLVEQLVGQMVGQIDTNSINEVTKQVATQIDGNDEFIEDITTVDIKKQLLVENPKDKDAYLDMKAKTPARLGTGRCGARYKTATALRFRADHAAAQDSVFSYVSDEFIKENNLFEVETLCESKDEYITRPDLGRRFSKETIDKVKSKFGTNQKVLLMAGDGLSSAAIEANLKDIVPAIKQGLKMYGIDSSEILFVKHCRVGAMDHLGEELGSEVICMLVGERPGLVTAESMSAYIAYKPYIGMAEAKRTVISNIHKGGTTAVEAGAHIAELIKTMLEKKVSGIDLK
- the eutA gene encoding ethanolamine ammonia-lyase reactivating factor EutA: MKEELLSVGIDIGTSTTQLIFSKLIVENMASSFSVPRISIVDKEIIYKSEVYFTPLISNTEIDRDKIKELVELEYKKANICKSDIQTGAVIITGETARKENANDVLHSLSGFAGDFVVATAGPDLESIISGKGAGAHIYSKEHSTSVVNLDIGGGTTNLALFKRGEVCDTGCLDIGGRLIKIDKSTKEIIYISPKIKEIIKNNNLNLDLGTIATVENLKPVIDIMVKLLLESVGIRPKSELFDYIVTNKNIKLDEDIKCISFSGGVADYVYYDGEIDDYFKYGDIGILLGQAIKNCEEFKNLKIIRSMETIRATVVGAGSHTTEVSGSTITYTSESFPLKNLPVLKLSKEDEIGDSQHISKAIKNKLNWFKLENDLQNIVIAIEGKSNPSFSDIQTYADGLVDGMQEIIDRDLEFIVIVECDMAKVLGQSMYSKLNFKKNLICLDSVKVENGDYIDIGKPIAQGQVLPVVIKTLVFN
- a CDS encoding TIGR02536 family ethanolamine utilization protein is translated as MDYDKLIEFIVDEIYIKLENQGVKENNDLPKCVLMWERDEDKYKFLNDKFKVLNYNKDIKDCDVLVISRLCLRGLCNLAMGNSVSDEERFILKMIMSGKKVYVMEDGLEYKRYKQTAPKTLYNKYLNFEKEIKSYGVEIINNPKSILNETKVNYKAEYTKDNTEIKVNVNLTENTLDLRSKKLISESDLRKPQINGIDKILLGKKSIITPLANDFIRIHNLKLDKE
- the eutM gene encoding ethanolamine utilization microcompartment protein EutM, giving the protein MANANALGMIETKGLVGAIEAADAMVKAANVQLVGKEQVGGGLVTVMVRGDVGAVKAATDAGAAAAERVGELVSVHVIPRPHFEVDAILPKVSEK
- a CDS encoding acetaldehyde dehydrogenase (acetylating) is translated as MTLLDKDLVSIQEVRTLVKNAKAAQQKLESMNQEQIDKIVKAIADAGFENAEKLAKMANEETGFGKYEDKIIKNVFASKMVYETLKDTKTVGIIGEDRENKIIDIATPVGVVAGLIPSTNPTSTVIYKAMIALKGGNAIVFSPHPNAKKCILETVEIIRNAAVNAGCPKDAIGCITTPSLQGTSELMKHKLTSLILATGGEAMVKAAYSSGTPAIGVGPGNGPAFIDKSADIKLAVKRIIDSKTFDNGTICASEQSIVIEESIENEVVSELKNQGAYLLNEEESQKLSKFIMRANGTMNPQIVGKSVETICKLANLNNVPSTAKVLVARETKVGPDVAYSREKLTPILAFYVEKNIDAVITRCREILLNEGAGHTFSMHANNEELVKIFALHMPVSRVLVNTPSTLGGIGASTNLTPALTLGCGAIGGSSTSNNIGPLDLINIKKVAYGVKEMEELRGNRPQSTNANISLGDNEDLINILVKRIIEELR
- a CDS encoding BMC domain-containing protein; amino-acid sequence: MNALGLVETIGYVAAIEALDVCLKSASVEVVGIQKVGQGIVTIEVSGDVGAVKSAVEAAKYAAEKVGVLRATHVIPRLHADVHDALFKKEDIKSVEEIVHEIEEKEIETEVEIKEVEDIQEEIEIDSVDVEKHNDKKDELEKPNLSNLSVKELKNLAKSLGSKKTYKELNALKKEELISLVDKFYREDE